The nucleotide sequence CGACCATGCAGCCGCGGCGACTCCTCACCCTCTCCCTGCTGCTGCTCTCCTCGGCCTGCACGGCCGCGCGCGCCGCCGAAGTGGCGCCCGCGCTATCGCCCTGGCTGGCCGACGGTCCGCGCCCCGTCTGGGTCTTCTTCGCCGACAAGGGCGCCATGGAGGACAGCCCCGCCGCGCACGAGGACGCCGCGAACCGGCTCAGCGCACGCGCCCTCGCCCGCCGCGCGCGGCTCGGGCGCAGCGCGGACGTCGTCGGCTGGGCCGATCTGCCCAACGACCCCGCCTACCTTGACTGGCTGACGGCGCATGGCTTCTCCGTGCGCGCCGAGAGCCGCTGGCTGGCCGCGGTGACCGTGGTCACGGACGGCGCCGGCGTCCGGCTGCTGGCGACGGCGCCCTTCGTCGCGCGCCTCGCGCCGGTGGGCGGCGCCGGGCGCCCCGAGCCCGACCGCCTCCCCGCGCCCAGCGCCCCGGGCGCGAACCGCGCGCTGCCGCTGGACTACGGCGGCAGCCTGCCCGAACTCGAGCAGGTGAACCTGCCGCCGCTGCACGACCTCGGCTTCCACGGCGAGGGCGTGGTGGTGGGCATGCTGGACTCGGGCTTCAACACCACGCACGAGGCGCTCTCGGGCCTCAGCGTGCTCGGCGCCTACGACTTCGTGAACGACGATCCCGTCGTCGCCAACGAGCCCGGCGACCCCGACGGCCAGGAGAACCACGGCACCGAGACCTTCTCGACCCTGGCCGGCCACGCGCCGGGCTCGCTCATCGGCCCGGCCTTCGGCGCGAGCTTCTACCTCGCCAAGACCGAGGACGTCAGCCAGGAGGTGCCCGCCGAGGAGGACTTCTGGGTCGAGGGCATCGAGTGGCTCGAGGCGAACGGCTGCGATCTGGTCAGCTCGAGCCTCGCCTACGACGACTGGTACACCTTCGAGGACTATGACGGTAACACCTGCGTGACCACCATCGCCGCGGACATGGCCGTGGCGCTCGGCGTGGCCGTCTTCAACAGCGCCGGCAACTACCGGCAGACCACGGGCACGATCGCCGCGCCCGCCGACGGCGACAGCGTGATCACCGTGGGCGCCGTGGAGATCACCGGCGAGATCGCCGGCTTCAGCTCGCCGGGGCCCACGGCCGACGGGCGCATCAAGCCCGACGTCTGCGCGCTCGGCGTGTCCAACAACGTGGTCGTCCCCGGCACGCTCGACCAGTACCAGGGCGCCTCGGGGACGAGCTTCTCCTGCCCGCTGACCGCGGGCGTGGGGGCCGTGCTGCTCGGCGCCCACCCCGGCACGAGTCCCGTCCTGCTGCGCGAGGCGCTGCGCCGCACCGCCAGCCAGTCGACGACTCCGGACAACGACTACGGCTGGGGCATCGTGAACGCGCTGGCGGCCTACGAGTGGCTGGGCGCCACGGCAGCTCCCGCCGCCGCGCCGGCCGGACCGTTGCACCTCGCGGGCAACTGGCCGAATCCCTTCAACCCGAGCACGCGCATCGCGTTCTCCCTCGACCACCCGCTGGACGCGCGCCTGGACGTCCTCGACCTGCAGGGGCGCCACCTGCGCCGACTCCACGCGGGACGCCTCGACGCCGGTGCGCACGCGCTCAGCTGGGACGGCCGCGACGACGGCGGGCACCCCGTGGCCAGCGGCGTGTATGTGCTGCGGCTGGCGGGTGAGGGACATCAGCAGCGGCTCAAGGTGATGCTGCTGAAGTAGGCGGCCAAGTCGTCTGGACTTCGCCCGAGGCGGGTGCTAGATTCCCGCCAGCCCTGGCCCACCTCTGCCAAACCCTGCCCATGCAACCGCTTGGCACCGCCACTCGACCACCGAGGAGGGTCTCGTGAAGCGACTCCAGCCCCTGCTTCCCACCCTGCTGGCACTCGGTTTCCTGAGCTCCGCCCTCGTCGGCAGCGCCGGCGCGGTGGCGAAGGGCGTCCTCGCCCCGGGGACGGATCTGCTGCGCGCCGACCAGGAC is from Candidatus Latescibacterota bacterium and encodes:
- a CDS encoding S8 family serine peptidase, translating into MQPRRLLTLSLLLLSSACTAARAAEVAPALSPWLADGPRPVWVFFADKGAMEDSPAAHEDAANRLSARALARRARLGRSADVVGWADLPNDPAYLDWLTAHGFSVRAESRWLAAVTVVTDGAGVRLLATAPFVARLAPVGGAGRPEPDRLPAPSAPGANRALPLDYGGSLPELEQVNLPPLHDLGFHGEGVVVGMLDSGFNTTHEALSGLSVLGAYDFVNDDPVVANEPGDPDGQENHGTETFSTLAGHAPGSLIGPAFGASFYLAKTEDVSQEVPAEEDFWVEGIEWLEANGCDLVSSSLAYDDWYTFEDYDGNTCVTTIAADMAVALGVAVFNSAGNYRQTTGTIAAPADGDSVITVGAVEITGEIAGFSSPGPTADGRIKPDVCALGVSNNVVVPGTLDQYQGASGTSFSCPLTAGVGAVLLGAHPGTSPVLLREALRRTASQSTTPDNDYGWGIVNALAAYEWLGATAAPAAAPAGPLHLAGNWPNPFNPSTRIAFSLDHPLDARLDVLDLQGRHLRRLHAGRLDAGAHALSWDGRDDGGHPVASGVYVLRLAGEGHQQRLKVMLLK